A region of Flavobacterium album DNA encodes the following proteins:
- a CDS encoding OmpA family protein codes for MRNIFFIAAFFLFQAAFSQEETLYSVYFEVNKYNLDDKQGDNVVAFIKAIDTARIETVQIYGYCDDRGKDEYNYKLSTKRANTIRDTLLGRGIRNKIIVTIEGKGRIMLDEDIDNVSEARSKNRRVDVVVNFRPLPPPKLEPGFYNTLKKDLIVGDHIYLENILFERGSSKLTAKSRTELEKVARLLQKYKNLEFEIQGHICCTPSFQKEAIDKDTRKRELSKNRAFTVYKFLVSKNISKNRMTYKGYGNTKSLGKGTEYDRRVELVITKI; via the coding sequence ATGAGAAACATTTTTTTTATAGCAGCATTTTTTCTTTTCCAGGCTGCTTTTTCGCAGGAGGAAACACTATACTCCGTTTATTTCGAGGTTAATAAGTACAACCTTGACGATAAGCAGGGCGATAATGTAGTGGCCTTCATAAAAGCGATTGATACGGCGCGTATAGAGACCGTCCAGATATATGGCTATTGCGATGACCGTGGTAAGGATGAGTATAATTACAAGTTATCCACTAAGCGTGCCAATACCATCAGGGATACATTATTAGGCCGTGGTATCAGGAATAAGATCATCGTTACCATAGAAGGCAAAGGGCGAATAATGCTCGACGAAGACATAGACAACGTGAGCGAGGCGCGGTCCAAGAACCGCCGTGTGGACGTAGTGGTGAACTTCAGGCCTTTACCGCCGCCAAAGCTGGAGCCCGGATTTTACAATACGCTGAAAAAAGACCTCATCGTAGGCGACCACATCTATCTTGAGAACATATTGTTTGAGCGCGGCAGCAGCAAACTAACTGCAAAATCGCGAACAGAGCTCGAGAAGGTGGCAAGGCTGCTCCAGAAATATAAAAACCTCGAATTCGAGATACAGGGCCACATTTGCTGTACGCCTTCTTTCCAGAAAGAAGCTATAGACAAGGATACTCGCAAGCGCGAACTCTCCAAAAACCGTGCTTTTACCGTGTATAAATTCCTTGTTTCCAAAAATATCAGCAAGAACCGCATGACCTACAAAGGCTACGGGAATACAAAATCACTCGGTAAAGGCACGGAATATGACAGGCGTGTGGAGCTTGTGATCACTAAGATATAA
- a CDS encoding GNAT family N-acetyltransferase → MNPQFKIKRFNELSLDELYQVLQLRSEVFVVEQNCVYQDIDGKDAKALHLLGTFDNKIVAYTRLFAPGYYFENASIGRVVISPKFRDRKWGHGLMKASIDGIREHFSTGNITISAQLYLKKFYESHGFVQDGEQYLEDDIPHIRMHAAISDF, encoded by the coding sequence ATGAACCCACAATTCAAAATAAAGCGATTTAACGAGCTTTCGCTGGACGAACTATACCAAGTACTGCAATTGCGCAGCGAAGTGTTTGTGGTGGAGCAAAACTGCGTCTACCAGGATATCGATGGCAAAGACGCCAAAGCGTTACACCTGTTAGGTACATTTGACAATAAAATTGTTGCCTATACCCGCCTTTTTGCGCCGGGATATTATTTTGAAAATGCCTCTATAGGCAGGGTGGTTATCAGCCCAAAATTCCGCGATCGTAAATGGGGCCACGGCCTTATGAAAGCTTCCATTGACGGAATAAGGGAACATTTTAGTACCGGCAATATCACAATATCAGCACAGCTATACCTCAAAAAATTCTACGAAAGCCATGGTTTTGTTCAGGATGGCGAACAGTACCTGGAAGATGATATCCCGCATATACGGATGCATGCGGCCATTTCAGATTTCTAA
- a CDS encoding DUF4837 family protein: protein MKQWVCFIFILFIACKSDRETDESASAGNINEISIVISDVLWNGEVGDSLRKRLAAPIDGLSQEEPIFTLTQYNGAAFEGDLTRRRNIIVIENSGKKDFRYKQDSKCAPQNVFTITGRTIDDLLEVIDMHSEEIITTIKNTEIAENQKRNEKAGLLDEKDIASRYGISIKVPKSYSLPVKGDKFVWFKKDIPSGNTNILLYTVPDNVIEKNKDMLNNIIKMRDSVGSLYIHGTEADTYMITEEAYSPSFFMTGFNNKSAFETRGNWEMKGDFMNGPFLNYAIRDDKHNCYLIVEGFIYSPSSPKRDLIMELESIIRSIKFL from the coding sequence ATGAAACAATGGGTTTGTTTTATTTTTATTCTTTTTATTGCCTGCAAGAGCGACCGGGAAACTGATGAAAGCGCTTCTGCAGGCAATATCAATGAAATATCTATTGTGATAAGCGATGTTCTGTGGAATGGCGAGGTAGGCGACAGCCTGCGCAAAAGGCTTGCCGCACCCATAGACGGCCTTAGCCAGGAAGAGCCTATATTCACCCTTACCCAGTACAATGGCGCTGCTTTTGAAGGCGACCTTACCAGGCGGCGTAACATCATTGTTATTGAGAACTCCGGCAAAAAGGATTTCAGGTACAAGCAGGACAGCAAGTGCGCTCCCCAGAATGTATTCACGATAACAGGCAGGACGATAGACGATCTGCTTGAGGTTATCGATATGCATTCCGAAGAGATTATCACCACAATAAAGAATACAGAGATTGCAGAGAACCAAAAGCGCAACGAAAAGGCAGGGCTTTTGGATGAAAAAGACATTGCATCACGGTATGGAATTTCAATCAAAGTCCCCAAATCTTATAGCCTGCCTGTAAAGGGGGATAAGTTCGTTTGGTTCAAGAAGGACATACCCAGCGGGAATACCAATATTTTGCTTTATACCGTTCCGGATAATGTGATCGAGAAGAACAAGGACATGCTCAATAACATCATAAAGATGCGCGATTCTGTTGGCAGCCTATACATCCACGGTACCGAAGCGGATACGTACATGATCACCGAGGAAGCCTATTCGCCTTCCTTTTTTATGACCGGCTTTAACAACAAAAGCGCCTTTGAGACACGAGGCAACTGGGAAATGAAAGGCGATTTCATGAATGGCCCCTTCCTCAATTATGCTATAAGGGACGATAAGCACAATTGCTACCTTATTGTCGAAGGTTTTATTTATAGCCCGTCTTCACCTAAAAGGGACCTTATCATGGAACTGGAATCCATAATCAGGTCGATAAAATTCTTATGA
- a CDS encoding lytic transglycosylase domain-containing protein, with product MIKKRTLPFVFALFSFAGFAQESADAGITFKTETKLSYLDSIKSTFTHHAEMACIDSLWLKELASADLFEDMQQDLKNINPDVEVDYALDTELLKKRLATLDAKSPFNIEYSKGLENIIKSYLKNRPRSYERLMAISEFYFPMFEEHLAKYNVPIEIKYLAVIESALNPRAKSRVGATGLWQFMYPTGKQYNLEVNSYVDERSDPLKATEAACQYLSSLYNIFGDWDLVLASYNAGPGNVTKAIRRSGTYHNYWNIRKNLPQETQAYVPTFLATMYIYEYAKEHGIKAKKAPLTYFETDTIMVKRQMSFKQISKLLDIPVSQLQFLNPIYKLDVVPFTAEKAHFIRLPKDKAAIFASNEAGVYAYIDYEESLREKPFFLKSETAIASNDSVRPTYKKKKSTSTSIKSYVVKRGDNLGAIADKYGVSVAELRKWNKIKGNNIQAGQKLKIEKTIIVSVPVKEEAIAAKETKETKDSIAKTAVAEKTAEVAEEPATTEVAVETKTAVAVKEPAKRVRDNSYEDQRMYIVQKGDSLFSIAKKHPGVTVENLKNWNKIQGESIQPGMKLKVVEAAN from the coding sequence ATGATTAAAAAAAGAACATTGCCATTTGTGTTCGCGCTCTTTTCCTTTGCGGGGTTTGCCCAGGAAAGCGCCGATGCAGGCATCACTTTTAAGACTGAAACGAAATTATCCTACTTAGATTCCATAAAATCTACCTTTACCCACCATGCCGAAATGGCCTGCATCGACAGCCTTTGGTTGAAAGAGCTTGCCAGTGCCGACCTATTTGAGGACATGCAGCAGGACCTGAAAAACATCAATCCTGATGTTGAGGTGGACTATGCCCTTGATACCGAACTTTTAAAGAAAAGGCTTGCCACGCTCGATGCTAAGTCGCCTTTCAATATCGAGTACAGCAAAGGCCTGGAAAACATCATAAAGTCATACCTGAAGAACAGGCCGCGTTCCTACGAGCGCCTTATGGCCATATCGGAATTTTATTTCCCTATGTTCGAGGAGCACCTTGCCAAGTACAACGTGCCTATCGAGATAAAATACCTTGCCGTTATTGAGTCGGCTTTAAACCCGAGAGCAAAATCAAGGGTAGGGGCTACCGGCCTTTGGCAGTTCATGTACCCTACCGGAAAGCAGTACAACCTTGAAGTGAACTCGTATGTTGACGAACGCAGCGACCCATTGAAAGCTACCGAAGCAGCATGCCAGTACCTGTCGAGCCTTTATAATATTTTTGGCGACTGGGACCTTGTGCTTGCATCTTACAATGCCGGGCCGGGCAACGTTACCAAAGCGATACGCCGCTCAGGCACATACCACAACTACTGGAACATCAGGAAAAACCTGCCGCAGGAAACACAGGCCTATGTGCCTACCTTCCTTGCCACAATGTATATTTACGAATATGCCAAAGAGCACGGCATAAAAGCAAAGAAAGCGCCGCTTACTTATTTTGAGACCGACACGATCATGGTGAAACGCCAGATGTCGTTCAAACAGATATCGAAATTGCTTGATATCCCTGTAAGCCAACTGCAGTTCCTGAACCCGATCTATAAATTAGACGTTGTTCCGTTCACTGCTGAGAAAGCGCACTTCATCAGGCTTCCTAAAGATAAGGCTGCCATCTTTGCTTCCAATGAGGCGGGAGTGTATGCCTATATAGATTATGAGGAAAGCCTTCGCGAAAAGCCATTCTTCCTGAAATCGGAAACGGCAATTGCATCGAACGATTCTGTGAGGCCAACATACAAAAAGAAAAAATCTACGTCCACTTCAATAAAGTCATACGTTGTAAAACGCGGCGACAACCTTGGCGCTATCGCTGATAAATATGGCGTTTCGGTTGCCGAACTCAGAAAGTGGAACAAGATAAAAGGCAATAACATCCAGGCAGGGCAGAAGCTTAAGATCGAAAAAACGATTATTGTTAGCGTTCCTGTGAAAGAAGAGGCTATTGCCGCTAAAGAAACAAAAGAGACGAAAGACAGCATTGCTAAAACCGCTGTTGCTGAAAAAACCGCTGAAGTTGCTGAAGAACCTGCAACTACAGAAGTTGCCGTTGAAACCAAAACCGCAGTTGCCGTAAAAGAGCCTGCAAAAAGGGTGAGGGACAACAGCTATGAAGACCAGCGCATGTATATCGTGCAAAAAGGCGACTCATTGTTCAGCATTGCTAAGAAGCACCCGGGCGTTACTGTAGAGAACCTTAAGAACTGGAACAAGATTCAGGGCGAAAGCATCCAGCCGGGCATGAAGCTTAAAGTGGTTGAGGCTGCTAACTAA
- a CDS encoding phosphoglycerate kinase has product MKTLGDIDFKDKKAVIRVDFNVPLDENFNVTDDTRIEAAKPTIDKILKDGGSAILMSHLGRPKGKEDKYSLRHIVAKTTEILGVPVKFVDDCIGEKAEQAAKDLKPGEVLMLENLRFYKEEEAGDEGFAKKLAGLGDVYVNDAFGTAHRAHASTTIIANYFPENKVFGTLLAKEIESLDKVLKNSEKPVTAVLGGSKVSSKITVIENILDKVDHLIIGGGMTFTFIKAQGGKIGDSICEDDKQELALEILAKAKEKNVQIHLPVDVIAADGFKNDANTKVVDVNEIPDGWQGLDAGPKSLENFKKVILESKTILWNGPLGVFEMENFAKGTIELGNFIAEATEKGAFSLVGGGDSVAAVKQFGLEPKMSYVSTGGGAMLEMLEGKTLPGIAAIQG; this is encoded by the coding sequence ATGAAAACTCTCGGAGATATTGATTTTAAAGATAAAAAGGCTGTAATAAGGGTAGATTTCAATGTACCGCTCGACGAAAACTTCAACGTTACCGACGATACAAGGATTGAAGCCGCAAAGCCAACTATCGATAAGATCCTTAAAGACGGGGGCAGTGCAATACTAATGTCGCACCTGGGCAGGCCGAAAGGCAAAGAGGATAAATATTCCTTAAGGCATATTGTAGCTAAAACCACAGAAATACTGGGTGTCCCTGTAAAATTCGTAGACGATTGCATCGGCGAAAAAGCAGAGCAGGCTGCTAAAGATTTGAAGCCGGGCGAAGTGCTGATGCTGGAGAACCTTCGTTTTTACAAAGAAGAGGAAGCCGGCGATGAAGGCTTCGCAAAAAAACTGGCAGGACTTGGCGATGTGTATGTGAACGACGCTTTTGGCACCGCACATCGTGCGCACGCTTCTACAACGATAATAGCAAATTATTTCCCTGAAAATAAAGTATTTGGCACACTGCTTGCCAAGGAGATCGAAAGCCTTGACAAAGTATTGAAAAATAGCGAGAAGCCGGTAACGGCTGTTTTGGGAGGATCGAAAGTTTCGTCTAAGATAACGGTTATCGAGAACATCCTTGACAAGGTAGATCACCTTATCATTGGCGGTGGTATGACTTTTACCTTCATCAAGGCACAGGGCGGCAAGATTGGCGACTCCATTTGCGAGGATGATAAGCAGGAACTTGCCCTTGAGATCCTGGCGAAAGCAAAAGAGAAAAACGTACAGATACACCTTCCGGTAGATGTTATTGCTGCCGATGGGTTTAAGAATGACGCCAACACGAAAGTGGTTGATGTAAACGAAATTCCGGACGGATGGCAGGGGCTTGATGCCGGGCCGAAGTCGCTGGAGAATTTCAAAAAAGTAATACTGGAGTCCAAAACCATATTATGGAACGGGCCACTGGGTGTTTTCGAGATGGAAAACTTTGCCAAAGGCACGATCGAGCTGGGCAATTTTATAGCAGAAGCTACCGAAAAAGGCGCATTCTCGCTTGTAGGCGGGGGCGACTCGGTTGCTGCGGTAAAGCAATTCGGCCTTGAGCCGAAAATGAGCTACGTTTCCACAGGCGGCGGTGCCATGCTGGAAATGCTTGAAGGAAAAACACTTCCCGGCATTGCTGCCATCCAGGGCTAG
- a CDS encoding ATP-binding protein: MLFSEIIGQGHIKSHLTKSASQGRIPHAQLFIGPEGSGTLPMAIAYAQYILCSNEAGENSGGNAACNLKFENFSHPDLHFVFPVATNSDVKSHPVSANFLKAWREFIHETPYGSLFDWYKKIDIQNKQGQIGVDEATEIVKSLSLKAYEGGYKVMIIWMADKMNTATANKLLKLLEEPPQKTVFLLIAESEDDLLQTILSRCQVLHFGPLSENAISNNLANKLNIPQNTATKIAHQAQGNYNKALHLLNKTDDGMPFEEWFVQWVRAAFRAKGNAAAIQDLIAWSEAIAGIGREAQKQFLNFCIDMFRQALLMNYNAKELVFMEPTVEKFKLENFAPFVNGNNINDIFKELSDALYHIERNGNAKIILTDLSIKLTRLIHKK; the protein is encoded by the coding sequence ATGCTTTTTTCAGAGATCATCGGCCAGGGCCACATCAAAAGCCATTTGACCAAGAGCGCGTCGCAGGGGCGTATTCCCCATGCACAGTTGTTCATCGGGCCGGAAGGCTCGGGTACTTTGCCTATGGCTATTGCTTATGCGCAGTACATCCTTTGCAGCAATGAAGCCGGCGAGAACAGTGGGGGCAACGCTGCCTGCAACCTGAAATTCGAGAACTTTTCGCACCCCGACCTGCATTTCGTTTTTCCGGTAGCCACGAATAGCGACGTGAAAAGCCACCCCGTGAGCGCCAACTTCCTGAAAGCATGGCGGGAGTTTATACACGAAACGCCCTACGGCAGCCTTTTCGACTGGTACAAGAAAATCGATATACAAAACAAGCAGGGCCAGATAGGCGTTGACGAGGCCACCGAAATCGTAAAGTCGCTTTCGCTAAAAGCCTATGAGGGCGGGTATAAAGTGATGATCATCTGGATGGCCGACAAAATGAACACCGCCACGGCCAACAAACTCCTCAAGCTGCTGGAAGAGCCGCCGCAAAAAACAGTTTTCCTCTTAATCGCCGAAAGCGAGGACGACCTGCTGCAAACCATACTCTCCCGCTGCCAGGTACTGCATTTTGGGCCGCTGAGCGAAAATGCGATATCCAACAACCTTGCGAACAAACTCAATATCCCGCAGAATACAGCTACAAAAATAGCGCACCAGGCTCAGGGAAATTATAATAAAGCGCTACATTTGCTTAACAAGACCGACGACGGGATGCCGTTCGAGGAATGGTTCGTGCAGTGGGTACGCGCCGCTTTCCGGGCCAAAGGGAACGCTGCCGCCATACAGGACCTGATAGCCTGGAGTGAAGCCATAGCCGGCATCGGACGCGAGGCGCAGAAGCAGTTCCTGAATTTCTGCATTGATATGTTCCGCCAGGCGCTGCTGATGAACTACAATGCAAAAGAACTGGTTTTCATGGAGCCTACAGTTGAAAAATTTAAGCTTGAGAATTTTGCCCCGTTCGTGAATGGCAATAATATCAACGATATTTTCAAGGAGCTGAGCGATGCGCTGTACCACATAGAGCGCAACGGTAATGCAAAAATCATACTGACCGACCTTTCGATAAAACTCACCCGTCTAATCCATAAAAAATAG
- a CDS encoding DoxX family protein, translated as MPQPAIIIILAFLAITFIQSGYDKVTDWKGNLEWLKGHFSQTPIRNMVPQALFLILALEVLSGAFAVIGIIEILVNEGDQFPIVAGILSAVTLLFLLLGQRMAKDYDGARTIVIYFIPTVLLLHWLHN; from the coding sequence ATACCACAGCCCGCCATTATTATCATACTCGCTTTTTTGGCCATAACCTTCATACAATCCGGCTACGATAAAGTAACCGACTGGAAAGGCAACCTCGAATGGCTGAAAGGCCACTTTTCGCAAACTCCCATCAGAAATATGGTGCCGCAAGCGCTGTTCCTTATCCTGGCGCTTGAGGTTCTTTCGGGTGCGTTTGCAGTAATCGGGATCATTGAGATACTGGTGAATGAAGGCGACCAGTTCCCTATTGTTGCCGGGATATTGTCGGCTGTAACGCTGCTGTTCCTGCTTTTAGGGCAGCGCATGGCCAAAGATTATGACGGCGCCCGTACCATTGTCATTTATTTTATCCCTACTGTTTTGCTGCTGCACTGGCTGCATAACTAG